GCCGGTGAATTAAGCCATGACGAGGCGACAGAGCAGAAAACGCTGCGTCTCGCTATGCCGAAAACCTCTCAAATGGCCGCTGCGACGGTCTGATTAAGCATTCAGGAGTGCTGTTATGTCTTCATCAACGACCTCAAATACCACGCCACCGACGCAACGTTCCGGCGTCAATCTGGGCCGCATCTGGGATAACTTCGGCATGCTGGTGGTGTTTGCCGTGCTGTTTATCGGCTGCATGATTTTCGTCCCCAATTTTGGCAGCTTTATCAATATGAAAGGGCTGGGGCTGGCGATGTCGATGTCCGGTATGGTGGCCTGCGGCATGCTGTTTTGCCTTGCCTCGGGTGATTTTGACCTCTCTGTGGCGTCAGTGATTGCCTGTGCCGGAGTCACCACTGCGGTGGTGATCAATATGACTGAAAGTTTATGGATCGGTATCGCTGCGGGTCTGTTGCTCGGTGTTGCCTGTGGTCTGGTTAACGGTTTTGTGATCGCGAAGCTGAAGATCAATGCGCTGATCACCACACTGGCGACCATGCAGATTGTGCGCGGGCTGGCGTATATCTTCTCCGATGGTAAAGCGGTTGGTATTGAAGATGAGCGTTTCTTTGCGCTGGGTTACACCAACTGGCTGGGTCTGCCAGCGCCAATCTGGCTGACCATCGGCACCATGATTATCTTTGGTTTTCTGCTGAATAAAACCACTTTTGGTCGTAATACGCTGGCGATTGGCGGTAACGAAGAAGCCGCGCGGCTGGCCGGGGTACCGGTGGTGCGCACGCGAATTATTATTTTCATTCTCTCCGGACTGGTGTCGGCTGCGGCCGGGATTATTCTGGCGTCGCGTATGACCAGCGGCCAGCCGATGACCTCGCTGGGCTATGAGCTGATTGTGATCTCAGCCTGTGTTCTGGGCGGCGTATCACTGAAAGGCGGGATTGGCAAAATCTCTTACGTGGTGGCCGGGGTGCTGATTCTGGGTACGGTTGAGAATGCGATGAATCTGTTGAATATATCGCCGTTCTCACAGTATGTCGTACGAGGTTTGATATTGTTGGCGGCAGTGATTTTCGACCGCTATAAACAGAAAGCAAAAACCCATTAAATCTACCGGCGGTGAAAATGCCGCCGGTAATGATGATTTTCTCGCACCTGCAAAATTCACCACCGGAGGAAACATGTATCATCGTCTGCCTTCAGCTATACAATCCAACCCGTTGCTGCCGGGCTATCCGTTTAATGCCTGGCTGGTGGCCGGGTTAACGCCAATCAGCGCCAACGGACCGCTGGACTTTTTTATTGACCGTCCGCTGGGGATGAAAGGTTACATTCTGAATCTGACGATCAAAGGGCGAGGCCGGGTATTTGATGGCGAAGCGGCCTTTGATTGTGAGCCGGGTGATCTGCTGCTGTTTCAGCCAAAAACCCCGCACTACTATGGCCGCTCAGCCGAAAGCGACTGCTGGTTTCATCGCTGGATCTATTTCCGCCCGCGAGCCTACTGGAGCGACTGGCTTCAGTGGCAGGATGAAACCCAGGGAGTGGGACGTCTGCGCCTGCCAGAATCGCTGCGTGGCGAGTTTGACCGCCTGTTCGCTAATATCGAACAGACTCATAACTCCGGTCGTCGTTTTGCCGAAGAGCTGGCGATGAACCTGCTGGAACGTCTGCTGTTGCGCGCGGTGGAGGAAGATCCGCGATCGCATCAGCAGGTGCGCGATCCTCGGGTGATCGAAGCCTGCCAGTATGTCACCGGGAATCTGGCGGCTGAGGTGAAGATTGAAGAAGTCGCGAAGTATGTCTGCCTGTCGCCATCACGGCTGGCGCATCTGTTCCGCGAGCAGATGGGGGTTAATCTGCTGCGCTGGCGTGAAGATCAGCGGGTGATCCGTGCCAAACTGCTGCTGCAAACCACTCAGGAGCCCATCGCCAGTGTCGGACGCGATGTGGGCTATGACGACCAGCTCTACTTCTCGCGCGTATTCCGTAAACGGGTTGGCGTCAGCCCCAGTGATTTCCGCCGCCGTAGTCAGGATGCACATGATGCGCTGGTGGCCCAGGAGAGCTGGGATCTGCCGCGCACCGCCGGATAGCGATATTTCAGGCGAATCCGCCTTGTTCTCCGTGGCCGATTGGTTTTAAATCATTGAGGTAACGCTCTGTCGTCAGGCAGATCCCGCCCTGGCGGCAGAGCGCAGAGTGAACAAGAGGAAGACTAATGAGTGATAAAATTCGTGTCGGCCTGGTGGGCTATGGTTTCGCCAGCAAGACGTTTCATGCTCCGCTAATTGCCGGTACCTCAGAGATGGAGCTGGCTGCTGTCTCCAGCAGTGATGCGACCAAAGTTCACGCCGACTGGCCTTCGATGCAGGTGGTTGCCGATCCGCAGGCGCTGTTTGATGACCCGACGCTGCAACTGATTGTTATCCCCACGCCTAATGACACCCATTTTCCGCTGGCAAAAGCCGCGCTGAATGCCGGTAAGCATGTGGTGGTCGACAAACCATTCACCGTGACACTGTCACAGGCACGTGAGCTGGAAGCGCTGGCGAAAGCCAAAGGTCTGCTGCTGTCGGTGTTCCATAACCGTCGCTGGGACAGTGATTTCCTGACGCTGAAAGCGCTGCTGGCTGATGGTACGCTGGGTGAAGTGCGTTATCTGGAATCCCATTTCGATCGTTTCCGTCCGGAAGTGCGTCAGCGCTGGCGTGAAATGAAAGGTGCGGGCAGCGGTATCTGGTTTGATCTTGGTCCGCATGTTATTGACCAGGCGCTACAGCTGTTTGGCGCGCCGGTGGCGATTAATGTTGATATGGCTGAGCTACGTTCCGGCGCGCAAACCACCGATTATTTCCACGCGGTGCTGACTTATCCGCAACGCCGGGTGGTGCTGCATGCCAGTATGCTGGTGGCGGCAGAGTCAGCCCGTTTTCAGGTGCACGGCACCCGCGGCAGCTATGTGAAATATGGTCTGGATCCACAGGAAGACAGTCTGAAAGCCGGCGCGCGCCCACCGCTGGAAGACTGGGGTTATGATATGCGCGATGGTGTGCTGACGCTGGCCGAAGGTGACGTGATGGCCGAGCAGACGCTGCTGACCATTCCGGGCAACTATCCGGCCTATTACGCGGCAATCCGCGATGCGATTAATGGTAGCGGCAGTAATCCGGTTACCGCCGCCGAGGCGATTCAGGTGATGGAACTGATTGAACTGGGATTACAGTCTGCCGAGAAACGCCAGACACTGTCACTGAAGTAAGCGGACTGGGCAGCGGGCGGCGATAACGCCGCCCCTGCATCAATATTTCCGTAGGGTCGGCGTTATCGCCGCCCATTGGTGATCAGGCTGCAACCTTCGCGCGAATCTTCGCTTTCTCTGCTTCAGTTAAAAACGCAATCTTCAGCCCATTTTCCTGTGCGGTACGGATCTGCTGCGGGCTAAGACCTGCCTGCGGCGCTGCCACCTGATACTCATGCGCCAGCTCAATTCCCTGCACCGCCGGATCGTCAGTATTAATGGTGGCCAGAATACCGTGATTAAGGAAAGTCACCAGCGGATGGTTGCTGAGCTGCGCCACCGTACTGGTCTGAATATTGGAAGTGAGGCAGGATTCAATCCCGATCTGATGCTCAGCAAGGAAATCCATCAGCGCGGCATCTTCAATCGCTTTAACACCGTGACCGATACGCTCGGCGCCCAGTTCACGGATCGCCTGCCAGATGCTTTCCGCACCGGCCGCTTCACCAGCATGTACTGTGATACGGAAACCGGCATCGCGCGCGCGCGTAAAGTGGCTGAGGAACTGACTGCCCGGGAAGCCCAGTTCGTCACCGGCCAGATCCAGCGCAGTAATACCGTCGCGATGCGCCAGCAACGCTTCCAGTTCACGCAGACACGCCTCTTCACCAAAGGTGCGGCTCATAATACCAATCAGGCGTACCTCGATATCATGTTGCTGGCAACCGGCTTTAATGCCGTCAATCACTGCTTCCACCACGCCCGCCACTGGCAGATTATGCGTCATCGCCATATAACCCGGTGAGAAACGCAGTTCGGTATAGTGAATACCCGCGCGTGCCGCATCTTCGACATTTTCTCTGGCGATACGACGACAGGCATCCAGCGAACCCAGCACTTTGACGCCCCAGTCCAGTTTCTGCAGGAAACTGACCAGATCCGGTTCGTTTTGGGTGACCTGTACATGGGGACGCAGGGTTTCCAGCGTAGTGGCAGGCAGGGAGAGGTTAAATTCGCGACCTAAATCGAGAATGGTTTGCGCGCGAATATTGCCGTCAAGATGGCGATGAATATCAGTCAGGGGAAGGCGGGTATCGATCATTTCGCACTCTCTTGGTTATTTTAAGTAAAGTGCAGAGAATTATAAAAACAACTTGCGCAAATACGCCAGAGAATTGCGCAACAGGGCGGTTTAACTGCTGGTTAATTGGCCGTGTCGCGCGAAAGTCCGTGGCTGGCAGCCGAATCGGCGCAGGATTAGCGATTCTGGCCCGCCATCAGCACATATTTCACCTGCATGTACTCTTCAATACCGTAGTGTCCACCTTCGCGGCCATAGCCGGATTGTTTGATGCCACCGAAAGGGACTGAAGCAGTGCCGACTGAAGCAGAATTGATAATCACCATACCCGCTTCCAGCTTTTTCGAAAGACGGAAGGCGCGGCCCAGATCACGTGTCCAGGCGTAAGCCACCAGGCCGTACTCGGTATTGTTGGCGCGGCGGATCGCCTCTTCTTCGCTGCTAAAACGGTAAAGGGCAAAAACCGGGCCAAAAATCTCCGTATTATGTACTCCGAAGCTGTCGTCCAGATCGCCAAGGATCGTTGGCTGGTAGAACAGCCCGCCTTTTGCATCCCGCTTTCCACCCAGATGTACGGTAGCGCCACGCGACACCGCGTCATCCACCAGTGAGGTCACTTTATCCACTGCCTGTTGATTAATCAGCGGTCCAACGACAAATTCATCCTGCATCCCCTGATCGACGCGGATGTTCGCCACCGCTGCCGTCAGCTGCTCAGCAAACTGCTGATAGATACCATCCTGCACCAGCACGCGGTTAGGTGAAATACATACCTGGCCGGAGTTACGCAGTTTGGCGCTAATCAGCCCGCTGACGGCATCGTTAAGCGTGGCGTCGTCAAATACGATAAAAGGGGCATTACCGCCGAGTTCCAGCGTCATTTTTTTCAGCGCGGCGCCGCAATTACTGGCCAGCAATTTGCCGACACGGGTGGAGCCGGTAAACGAAACTTTGTGAATGCGCGTATCGCTGGCAAAAGCTTCGCCGATAGCTTGCGGATCGCCGGTGACCATCTCAAACACCCCCGCCGGGATACCGGCTTCGCGGGCATACTCCAGCAGTTTCCAGGCGGTCAGCGGTGTCTCTTCTGCCGGTTTGATAATCATGGTGCAGCCTGCCGCCAGCGCGGTGGCAATCTTGCGGGTGATCATCATAAACGGGAAGTTCCATGGGGTGATCGCCGCCGTCGGGCCAAGCGGCTCTTTAACCACCAGAATTGAGGCATTAACATCGTGCGAAGGGATGGTGTCGCCGTAAACTCGTTTCGCCTCTTCGGCATACCACTCAATAAAGCCGAGGCCGTAGTCGATTTCGCCCATTGCCTCACTCAGGCATTTGCCATTTTCTTTCACCATAATTTCGGCGAACACGCGTTTATCGGCACGCACCAGATCGTACCAGCGACGCAGGATATCGCTACGCTGTTGGGCTGTTTTCTCAGCCCAGGCAGGAAAGGCGGCGCAGGTGCGATCGATAGCCGCCGCCACTTCTTCTGCGCTCATCATCGGTGTTTCTCCGACAACTGAACCGTCGGCAGGATTAATTACTTTAATCATCGTCTTTTTTTCCTTACTGATTGCGTTGTTGATACGCAGACGATTTTGTGTCGTTTGCCATCTGACGACAATCGATTAAAATTGCTCAACCGTTGATTAAAACTAAATGGTTACACTGTAATGCGTGAACTGCCTCCCCTGAATGCACTGCTGGCTTTTGAAGTTGTCGCCCGTACCGGCAGCGTGCGCGCCGCGGCTGAAAGTATGTCCGTTACCCCGGGTGCGGTAAGTCGTCAGCTGCGGCTGCTGGAGGAGCACTTTGGCACCACGCTGTTTCAGCGCCAGGGACGTGGTCTGATGCTGACGCATGCCGGCAACGCCTATTATCAGCAAATTAGCGGTCATTTTGACGGGCTGCGGCGCGCCGGACAGGTTTTGCAGCGCAGTGCGGGGCGCGCGGTGTTGCGCCTGCACTCGTTCACCACTTTTGCCACCCGCTGGCTGATCCCGCGCTTGTCCACCTTCCAGCTGGCGCATCCGGCTATTGAGGTGCGGCTGACGACTGCTTCGGACTGGGATGATGCCACTGACTTTGATGCCGCCATCCGCCTTGGCCATGGCGACTGGCCGCAGCAGCATGCCACAGCGCTGGTGGAAAACCTGTTATTGCCGGTCTGCCGGCCCACGCTCACGCGTAAGGCGATATTCAATACGGCAAACCTGGCGCAACACACATTGCTTAGCGTACGAGGGCGTCCTGATGACTGGCAATTGTGGTGTGAAGCCTTTGGCGTGAATATCCATGCTCTGCACAACTGGCGCGAACTGGAAAGCTCCGCGCTGGCTTATCAGGCCGCGCTTGAAGGGCAGGGGATCGCGCTGGCGCAGCGGGTACTGGTAGAGAAGGAACTTGACGAGGGAACGCTGATGGCGATGGAACAGTGTCAGCTGGACTGCGGCAATCTTACCTATTATCTGGTATGGCGTGACGGCAGTCCGAAAGAAACCAATCTGTTGCGGCTGGAGAAATGGCTTACCGGCAGGCCTTAATGCCGTTAGCGGTAAGTGGGTCAGTGAGTGGCCGCTGTAGTCTGGCCACTCGTTGCTCAGCGGTTCACGGCATCGGCTCTTCTGGATCATAATCGCCACTAAAACCAATACGTTTATTCGAAACCAGTCGTTGCGGCAGATAGCGATGAAGATTGCGTGCTTCACAAAATTCGCGGAAATCATCAAGGTGATTGACGCCAGCTTTTTGATACATATTTGCCAGCCGGTTTTCGATAGTTCGTGGGGAGAGATAGAGAAGATTACCGATATCTTTACTGCTCATTCCCTGTAATCGGAAGAAAATAATTTCACACTCTTTCTCGGTAAAAAAATCATCAGGTTTATTAAGCAGCAGTGACCCCGGTAGCCTGCCACGTACAAAATCATTAGGTGTGAAAACTTCAAGATATTTGACGCTGAGAAAAGCCCCCACGCACTGGTTATCATTATTATAAAAAGGGACCTTCCGACAAATATAAGGGCAGTCTACGGCATCAGGATGGATTTCAAGCATGGCTAAATATTTCCTGTTTTCAATAATATTTTTGTCCTGATCCCGCCATGCTTTGAGCGTATTTTCATTTTCAAACAGTATTGATGGTACTTCATAATCCAGGCGGCCGACTATCTCTCTGCCTGATTTAAGACCGGCCAGTTTAAGCATTGCCAGATTGGCATAGATTACCCGGGTGTCCGGCGTCCGGATGCAGTATGGCTCTGGCAACAAATCCAGAGAGCGGCTGAGCATTTCAGGTACGGCAATCTCATTATTCGTCCTTGACGGGTTATGTGAGTCCATTTTTTCCTCTCCATTTTATAACAGTTAGTTTTTCGTGCGAATTCCTTTCCTGGTTAAATAAGTTAAGCTGGTGCAACACATTAATTAGTGACGCTGTTAATGGTTTTGCTGATAAGGTTATTTACTGTCTGCTGAATTTGTAAGCCTCGTGGAATATAGATCATCTCATCTGTTTGCTCAATTTTATTTGACAAAAAAATACAGGAATGAGAGATGTTGTGAGAAGTGTGGCATTATAACCACAAAAGAGGGCGAGGAAATCCCCGCCGGTGACCATAAAATAGGAATGGAGTCTAATATTGTTGCTCAGGAACCTGATGTTTTCCCTGGTGTTGCAACCGCAACAATGGCGATAGTAACAACTGGGGCTGAAGGAACAGAGACTAATTAGTACCTTGAGGTCGGAGTATGTAATACTTGGTTTAAACCAGGCTGTCAGCTTTACTGCCATTTACTGTAGAAAACCGCATTTAACTGACATCGATTTCCTCGTGAGTGGCCATTTTACGTTCGGAAAGCACTCTTTTAGGCAAATAGCGGTGTAAATTCCGACTCTCACAAAATTGCCGAAAATCATCAAGGTGATTTACGCGAGCTTTGGTATACATCTGCGCGATACGATTTTCAACCGTGCGCGGCGACAGTCCCAATATCTGACTGATTTCTTTATTACTTACCCCTTGTAACCTGAAGAATATAATTTCGCACTGTTTCTCAGTGAAAAAGTCATCAGGTTTATTCAGCAATAGCGAGCCAGGTAGCTTGCCTTTGATAAAATCGTTGGGCGTCAGGACTTCAAGGTATTTAATTGTGCAAAAAGTACCAATACACTCATCGTTGTGACTGTAAAAAGGCACCTTTCTGCACAGATAAGGCGAGTCGACCGCACTGGGATGAATTTCCAGCATGGTTAATGGCTTTCTGGTTTCTGAAACCGTTCTGTCCTGCTGACGCCATGCTTCGAGATCTTCCTGATTATCAAACAGCAGTGAGGGAATTTCATGATCCGGCCGTTCCATCATGATATGAGGCGATCGCAATCCAGACAGCTTCGCCATCGCCATATTAGCATACAGAAAAAGACCCTCTGCGGTCCGAATGCAATAAGGCTCTGCTAATAAATCCAGTGACCGCATTATTGTTGCATTATTAATAATATCACAATTACTTAATCTATCATTTGAATACATAGTTTCCCTGCTCCATATCGGGGTATTTTAAAGTGCTGATTCCATTTCTACACTGCAGATGCCGTCCTGAGAAAGAGGGCGCTCTATATTAAAATGATTTTTCTATTAATAACATGGCTTCATTAAGAAAGGGCGAGGGGATCCTCGCCCTGAAGAGCAATTATTCTGCTGGCAAACCTTGCGGCTGTGCAGACATGCCACCCAGCATATAACGTGACAGGAACT
This is a stretch of genomic DNA from Winslowiella toletana. It encodes these proteins:
- the araH gene encoding L-arabinose ABC transporter permease AraH, with the protein product MSSSTTSNTTPPTQRSGVNLGRIWDNFGMLVVFAVLFIGCMIFVPNFGSFINMKGLGLAMSMSGMVACGMLFCLASGDFDLSVASVIACAGVTTAVVINMTESLWIGIAAGLLLGVACGLVNGFVIAKLKINALITTLATMQIVRGLAYIFSDGKAVGIEDERFFALGYTNWLGLPAPIWLTIGTMIIFGFLLNKTTFGRNTLAIGGNEEAARLAGVPVVRTRIIIFILSGLVSAAAGIILASRMTSGQPMTSLGYELIVISACVLGGVSLKGGIGKISYVVAGVLILGTVENAMNLLNISPFSQYVVRGLILLAAVIFDRYKQKAKTH
- the araC gene encoding arabinose operon transcriptional regulator AraC, producing MYHRLPSAIQSNPLLPGYPFNAWLVAGLTPISANGPLDFFIDRPLGMKGYILNLTIKGRGRVFDGEAAFDCEPGDLLLFQPKTPHYYGRSAESDCWFHRWIYFRPRAYWSDWLQWQDETQGVGRLRLPESLRGEFDRLFANIEQTHNSGRRFAEELAMNLLERLLLRAVEEDPRSHQQVRDPRVIEACQYVTGNLAAEVKIEEVAKYVCLSPSRLAHLFREQMGVNLLRWREDQRVIRAKLLLQTTQEPIASVGRDVGYDDQLYFSRVFRKRVGVSPSDFRRRSQDAHDALVAQESWDLPRTAG
- a CDS encoding oxidoreductase; translated protein: MSDKIRVGLVGYGFASKTFHAPLIAGTSEMELAAVSSSDATKVHADWPSMQVVADPQALFDDPTLQLIVIPTPNDTHFPLAKAALNAGKHVVVDKPFTVTLSQARELEALAKAKGLLLSVFHNRRWDSDFLTLKALLADGTLGEVRYLESHFDRFRPEVRQRWREMKGAGSGIWFDLGPHVIDQALQLFGAPVAINVDMAELRSGAQTTDYFHAVLTYPQRRVVLHASMLVAAESARFQVHGTRGSYVKYGLDPQEDSLKAGARPPLEDWGYDMRDGVLTLAEGDVMAEQTLLTIPGNYPAYYAAIRDAINGSGSNPVTAAEAIQVMELIELGLQSAEKRQTLSLK
- the add gene encoding adenosine deaminase, producing MIDTRLPLTDIHRHLDGNIRAQTILDLGREFNLSLPATTLETLRPHVQVTQNEPDLVSFLQKLDWGVKVLGSLDACRRIARENVEDAARAGIHYTELRFSPGYMAMTHNLPVAGVVEAVIDGIKAGCQQHDIEVRLIGIMSRTFGEEACLRELEALLAHRDGITALDLAGDELGFPGSQFLSHFTRARDAGFRITVHAGEAAGAESIWQAIRELGAERIGHGVKAIEDAALMDFLAEHQIGIESCLTSNIQTSTVAQLSNHPLVTFLNHGILATINTDDPAVQGIELAHEYQVAAPQAGLSPQQIRTAQENGLKIAFLTEAEKAKIRAKVAA
- a CDS encoding NAD-dependent succinate-semialdehyde dehydrogenase — encoded protein: MIKVINPADGSVVGETPMMSAEEVAAAIDRTCAAFPAWAEKTAQQRSDILRRWYDLVRADKRVFAEIMVKENGKCLSEAMGEIDYGLGFIEWYAEEAKRVYGDTIPSHDVNASILVVKEPLGPTAAITPWNFPFMMITRKIATALAAGCTMIIKPAEETPLTAWKLLEYAREAGIPAGVFEMVTGDPQAIGEAFASDTRIHKVSFTGSTRVGKLLASNCGAALKKMTLELGGNAPFIVFDDATLNDAVSGLISAKLRNSGQVCISPNRVLVQDGIYQQFAEQLTAAVANIRVDQGMQDEFVVGPLINQQAVDKVTSLVDDAVSRGATVHLGGKRDAKGGLFYQPTILGDLDDSFGVHNTEIFGPVFALYRFSSEEEAIRRANNTEYGLVAYAWTRDLGRAFRLSKKLEAGMVIINSASVGTASVPFGGIKQSGYGREGGHYGIEEYMQVKYVLMAGQNR
- a CDS encoding LysR substrate-binding domain-containing protein, with translation MRELPPLNALLAFEVVARTGSVRAAAESMSVTPGAVSRQLRLLEEHFGTTLFQRQGRGLMLTHAGNAYYQQISGHFDGLRRAGQVLQRSAGRAVLRLHSFTTFATRWLIPRLSTFQLAHPAIEVRLTTASDWDDATDFDAAIRLGHGDWPQQHATALVENLLLPVCRPTLTRKAIFNTANLAQHTLLSVRGRPDDWQLWCEAFGVNIHALHNWRELESSALAYQAALEGQGIALAQRVLVEKELDEGTLMAMEQCQLDCGNLTYYLVWRDGSPKETNLLRLEKWLTGRP
- a CDS encoding PAS and helix-turn-helix domain-containing protein, which produces MDSHNPSRTNNEIAVPEMLSRSLDLLPEPYCIRTPDTRVIYANLAMLKLAGLKSGREIVGRLDYEVPSILFENENTLKAWRDQDKNIIENRKYLAMLEIHPDAVDCPYICRKVPFYNNDNQCVGAFLSVKYLEVFTPNDFVRGRLPGSLLLNKPDDFFTEKECEIIFFRLQGMSSKDIGNLLYLSPRTIENRLANMYQKAGVNHLDDFREFCEARNLHRYLPQRLVSNKRIGFSGDYDPEEPMP
- a CDS encoding helix-turn-helix transcriptional regulator — translated: MYSNDRLSNCDIINNATIMRSLDLLAEPYCIRTAEGLFLYANMAMAKLSGLRSPHIMMERPDHEIPSLLFDNQEDLEAWRQQDRTVSETRKPLTMLEIHPSAVDSPYLCRKVPFYSHNDECIGTFCTIKYLEVLTPNDFIKGKLPGSLLLNKPDDFFTEKQCEIIFFRLQGVSNKEISQILGLSPRTVENRIAQMYTKARVNHLDDFRQFCESRNLHRYLPKRVLSERKMATHEEIDVS